In the genome of Oncorhynchus mykiss isolate Arlee chromosome 18, USDA_OmykA_1.1, whole genome shotgun sequence, one region contains:
- the LOC110496819 gene encoding ATPase family AAA domain-containing protein 2 gives MLPVAIKGENLPTDVGYVTKLLSGPDWKSPRFQVNGASEDDQTERSPRPGGSQGVLRRSTRTTRDQQSIIYDCLITDTAEAVLHKIDDMKMCRHLKNSKQSMMYSKAQRKKTTASPTVKTVSKQETEEYSDDGGDDEDDDDDEDDDDEDDENDNNGKRYEPRQKKAVVRYHAPLDESRNQPPVFFDRQATSTRGSYRISASVPRSAYTTSRRSGRKRYAWHTREASSSDEDDSSDEEDAEQEAKNRSVNMCLPLNLRKEDILGIHKDRMKMGASLADVDPMVIDQSVRFDSVGGLTSHISALKEMVVFPLLYPEVFEKFKIQPPRGCLFYGPPGTGKTLVARALANECSQGDRKVAFFMRKGADCLSKWVGESERQLRLLFDQAYQMRPAIIFFDEIDGLAPVRSSRQDQIHSSIVSTLLALMDGLDSRGEVVVIGATNRLDSIDPALRRPGRFDREFLFGLPDRESRKDILKIHTRQWNPTPSDPFLEELADKCVGYCGADIKAVCAEAALCALRRRYPQIYGTSQKLLLDVGSININSRDFVAAMRKMVPASQRAVSSPAKALTPVVTPLLGPELTNVLDALQKVFPHAEQGLKRKRDTDLTASILEDDLMYSGDEGPSSNNSITKQTTTKGSFLHFARSATCHPTTYRPRLLLVGRPGAGQSSHLAPAVLHALEKFTVYTLDMAVLFGVSCTSPEEACAQVFCEAKRTSPSILYIPHIQQWWDTVGLTLKATFLSLLQDIPSFSPIMLLATSNVAHHDLADEIQTLFRLEYGEVHSIKTPTQQERRKFFENLILSQAARAPASKKKALMHAMEVLPLAPPPPPRQMSERERLRLEEQEEDTLRELRLFLRNVTERLSQDKRFKAFTKPVDVEEVPDYIKVIRHPMDLSTVLSKVDLHKYVTVREFVNDVDLIWKNALEYNPDSDPSDRQIRHRACALKDTTHAIIRDELDEDFNRICEQIRESRNKRGCTSSKFAPSYYQTLPREEGFAESKRPGGNTGKDASTPFTANTPRPAPPRIKKKSLPSNNEITNSGEEEGDERDRIEEGEEKQAKPLETILENGCGDSPMECTSEKTSAEDVEEACVTEQLTTPIPNGDWQQQAQDPTEESHRSNLGSKPVQWWQSMGDHHQPASPPVEHDPSPVNNTPTKEIDQGEKHHAKTKEPDILEEDWDIERRVTRATMTLVQQLTLVQQQQQLIDVDKALEILTQKTPQLVVDHDKLKQLLKRAVSKTEGYEVHQLEKLYALLCQSIYRYRKNFDKTELVQEMKGDIDNFS, from the exons GAAATCACCCAGGTTTCAGGTCAATGGGGCCAGTGAAGATGACCAAACTG AGAGGTCCCCTAGACCCGGAGGATCCCAGGGGGTTTTGAGACGCAGCACCAGAACCACCAGGGACCAACAGTCCATTATCTACGACTGCCTCATCACTGA TACTGCTGAGGCGGTCCTCCACAAGATTGATGACATGAAGATGTGCCGCCACTTGAAAAACTCAAAACAATCA ATGATGTATTCTAAAGCCCAGCGAAAGAAGACTACCGCCTCTCCAACAGTAAAAACTGTTTCCAAACAAGAAACTGAAG AGTACTCTGATGACGGTGGAGACGATGAGGACGACGACGATGATGAGGACGACGATGATGAGGACGACGAAAACGACAATAACGGCAAGCGCTATGAACCTCGACAGAAAAAAGCGGTGGTTCGTTACCATGCGCCACTGGATG AATCCAGGAATCAGCCGCCCGTGTTTTTCGACCGTCAGGCAACTTCCACTAGAGGGAGCTACCGCATCAGTGCCTCAGTGCCCAGGAGTGCCTATACTACCAGCCGAAGGAGTGGCAG GAAAAGGTATGCTTGGCACACCCGGGAAGCCAGCTCCTCTGATGAGGACGACTCCTCTGATGAGGAAGACGCAGAGCAAGAAGCCAAGAACAGGTCAGTTAACAT GTGTCTGCCTCTGAATTTGCGAAAAGAGGACATTTTGGGAATCCATAAGGACAGAATGAAGATGGGTGCGAGCCTGGCGGATGTCGACCCCATGGTGATTGACCAGTCG GTGCGCTTTGACAGCGTTGGTGGTCTGACAAGCCACATCTCCGCCCTGAAAGAGATGGTAGTTTTCCCTCTGCTCTACCCAGAGGTGTTTGAGAAATTCAAGATCCAGCCCCCAAG GGGCTGCCTGTTCTATGGTCCCCCGGGTACGGGGAAGACCCTGGTAGCCAGAGCGCTGGCCAACGAGTGCAGCCAGGGGGACAGGAAGGTGGCCTTCTTCATGAGGAAGGGGGCCGACTGCTTGAGCAAGTGGGTGGGCGAGTCGGAACGCCAGCTCAGGCTGCTCTTTGACCAA GCCTACCAGATGCGGCCAGCCATTATCTTCTTTGATGAAATCGATGGGCTGGCTCCGGTTCGCTCCAGTCGCCAAGACCAGATACACAG TTCCATCGTGTCCACCCTGCTGGCCCTGATGGATGGCCTGGATAGCcgaggagaggtggtggtgaTTGGAGCCACCAACCGACTGGACTCTATCGACCCCGCCCTTAGACGCCCCGGACGCTTCGACAGGGAGTTCCTCTTTGGCCTCCCTGATCGTGAG TCCCGGAAAGATATCCTAAAGATTCACACCAGACAGTGGAATCCTACACCGTCCGATCCTTTCCTGGAGGAGTTGGCTGATAAATGTGTTG GCTACTGCGGCGCCGACATCAAGGCGGTGTGCGCCGAGGCGGCCCTCTGCGCGCTACGCCGCCGTTACCCCCAGATCTACGGCACGTCCCAGAAGCTCCTGTTGGATGTGGGCTCCATCAACATCAACAGCAGGGACTTTGTGGCCGCCATGAGGAAGATGGTGCCAGCCTCCCAGAGGGCCGTGTCGTCCCCTGCCAAGGCCCTGACCCCCGTGGTCACGCCTCTGCTGGGCCCCGAACTCACCAACGTGCTGGACGCACTGCAGAAGGTCTTCCCCCACGCCGAGCAGGGCCTCAAGAGGAAGAGGGACACAG ATCTGACAGCTAGCATTCTGGAGGATGACCTCATGTACAGTGGGGACGAGGGCCCCTCATCCAATAATTCCATCACCAAACAGACCACCACCAAAGGGAGCTTCCTCCATTTTGCCAG GAGTGCGACCTGCCACCCCACCACCTACCGGCCCAGGCTGCTGCTGGTCGGGCGTCCCGGGGCGGGTCAGAGCTCCCACCTGGCCCCCGCCGTGCTGCACGCCTTGGAGAAGTTCACCGTCTACACCCTGGACATGGCCGTGCTGTTTGGAGTCAGCTGCACCTCCCCGGAGGAGGCCTGTGCTCAG GTGTTCTGCGAGGCCAAGCGGACCTCCCCCAGCATCCTGTACATCCCCCACATCCAGCAGTGGTGGGACACGGTGGGCCTGACCCTCAAGGCCACATTCCTCAGCCTGCTGCAGGAcatcccctccttctcccccatcatGCTGCTGGCCACCAGCAACGTGGCTCACCACGACTTGGCTGACGAG ATCCAGACTCTGTTCCGGTTGGAGTACGGAGAAGTGCACTCTATCAAAACTCCCACCCAGCAGGAGAGAAGGAAGTTCTTTGAGAATCTCATCCTTAGCCAGGCTGCCAGGGCACCTGCTTCCAAGAAGAAAGCCT TGATGCATGCCATGGAGGTGCTCCCCCttgcccctcctcctccccccaggcAGATGAGTGAGAGGGAGCGTCTGCGTCTGGAGGAGCAAGAGGAGGACACACTCAGGGAGCTGAGGCTGTTCCTGCGCAACGTCACCGAGCGCCTCTCCCAGGACAAGCGCTTCAAGGCCTTCACTAAGCCTGTGGATGTCGAAGAG GTCCCTGACTATATTAAGGTGATCAGGCATCCCATGGACCTCTCCACTGTGCTGTCCAAGGTCGACCTCCACAAGTACGTGACCGTCAGGGAGTTTGTCAACGACGTGGACCTGATCTGGAAGAACGCCCTGGAGTACAACCCTGACAGCGACCCATCTG ATCGTCAGATTCGTCACCGGGCTTGTGCCCTAAAGGACACGACCCACGCCATCATCCGGGACGAACTGGACGAGGACTTTAACAGGATCTGTGAGCAGATCAGAGAGTCACGCAACAAGAGAG GGTGCACGTCATCAAAGTTCGCCCCCTCTTACTACCAGACCTTGCCCAGAGAGGAAGGGTTCGCAGAGTCCAAGAGGCCAGGCGGTAACACTGGCAAAGACGCCAGCACCCCGTTCACTGCCAACACCCCACGGCCCGCAC CCCC AAGAATTAAAAAGAAAAGTCTTCCTTCCAACAATGAGATCACAAActctggggaggaagagggggatgagagggatcgcatagaggagggtgaagagaaACAAGCTAAGCCTTTGGAGACTATTCTAGAGAACGGCTGTGGAGACTCCCCTATGGAGTGTACCTCGGAGAAGACCAGTGCCGAGGATGTGGAAGAGGCCTGTGTTACAGAGCAGCTCACCACCCCCATCCCCAATGGAGACTGGCAACAGCAAGCTCAAGACCCCACAGAAGAATCACACAGGTCCAATCTGGGGTCTAAGCCGGTTCAGTGGTGGCAGTCAATGGGAGACCACCATCAGCCTGCCAGCCCTCCAGTGGAACATGACCCAAGTCCAGTTAACAACACCCCTACAAAGGAGATAGATCAGGGGGAGAAACACCACGCAAAGACCAAAGAGCCTGACATTTTGGAGGAGGACTGGGACATAG AGAGGCGTGTGACCCGTGCCACTATGACTCTGGTGCAGCAGTTGACTCTggtgcagcagcaacagcagttgATTGACGTGGACAAGGCCCTGGAGATTCTGACCCAGAAGACTCCTCAGCTGGTTGTGGACCACGACAAACTCAAG CAATTGCTCAAAAGAGCTGTGTCCAAGACTGAGGGTTATGAGGTGCATCAGCTGGAGAAGCTCTATGCGTTGTTGTGTCAGAGCATCTACAGATACCGCAAGAACTTTGATAAGACGGAGCTCGTACAG GAAATGAAGGGAGACATTGACAACTTTTCCTAA
- the LOC110496252 gene encoding zinc fingers and homeoboxes protein 1 — MASRRKSTTPCMVPPVQMVDSDPDMEVVTEGDGETEEGAANCPVENSTESIPNEEDSQAIDHFIKTMDSSTAEGGYECKYCSFQTSQLNMFTLHVDTEHPNIVLNSSYVCVECDFHTKRYDALLEHNARHHPGEDNFTRTMVKRNNQTIFEQRVNDLTFDGSFVKVEEDEDTSCKGIALSKTPIMKIKSRAEAKKFTGSHKMADYSVIKVESDGEEETEEVVPPPVTPNVVAVSTPLTVQPIQQSIMVNSPNVLQIKTSNSATMLPPGTLAQVLSALQNQQTSQTQLLIPVSSIPTYNGAMDNNVLLVSAYNRFPYPSVSEIMGLAAQTKFTEEQIKVWFSAQRLKHGVSWTPEEVEEARRKKFNGSVQAVPQTITVIPANFATAANGLQSIFQTCQLVGQPGMVLTQVGGGNAVPVASPITLAVAGVPNPRTSVSKMPESSTTETASPLSPDSLGARPKKSKEQLAELKASYLRRQFATEAEISRLMKVTNLTKRAIKKWFSDTRYNQRNSKDHHGVALNDISVSTNSNDASSSTAIVIDSSDEASESSPTTQGPIYDPRIKFRHAFPDFTPQKFKEKTPEQLLLLEASYQKSDTPSDEELSRLRMETKLTRREVDAWFSERRKMPVDSDGTEEPESERIKAPSSGQEAQIPPSGRKIMKKTPEQLHVLKSTFVRTQWPSAEEYDKMAEESGLPRTYIVNWFGDTRYACKNSNLKWYYLYQSGKVNEAMNGGELKKKPRKRFRGWSRRTRRPYPCKQTTPTIKVKTGKEILKEHYLKHKVLNEKDLDELVAKSSMSYEQVRDWFAEISRREEKGLDPFSDGEEETHGDSEAEMEVKEQGDVVTDEMNNDNDNKDDENNNDEVDNNDNETTGEPQCIKQSQPESEDQ, encoded by the coding sequence ATGGCAAGCAGAAGAAAATCAACGACGCCTTGCATGGTCCCCCCTGTTCAAATGGTGGATTCAGACCCTGATATGGAGGTCGTtacagagggagacggagagactgAGGAGGGGGCCGCTAACTGTCCTGTGGAAAACTCAACTGAAAGCATCCCGAATGAGGAGGACTCACAGGCCATCGACCACTTCATTAAAACTATGGACTCGAGTACGGCAGAAGGAGGTTATGAGTGCAAGTACTGCAGCTTTCAGACCTCACAGCTCAATATGTTTACCTTGCATGTGGACACTGAGCACCCAAATATAGTTCTAAACTCATCttatgtgtgtgttgagtgtgacTTTCACACCAAGAGGTATGATGCATTGTTGGAGCATAATGCACGCCACCACCCTGGAGAAGACAATTTCACCAGGACTATGGTGAAGCGCAACAATCAAACCATCTTTGAGCAGAGAGTCAATGACTTGACCTTTGATGGCAGTTTTGTTAAGGTTGAGGAGGATGAGGACACATCCTGTAAGGGTATTGCCCTAAGCAAAACGCCAATCATGAAGATCAAGAGTAGGGCGGAGGCCAAGAAGTTTACAGGGTCACACAAAATGGCAGATTACAGTGTCATTAAAGTGGAGAGTGATGGTGAGGAAGAGACTGAGGAGGTGGTCCCCCCTCCTGTCACCCCCAATGTAGTGGCTGTGTCGACCCCTCTGACCGTTCAACCAATTCAGCAGAGCATAATGGTCAACAGCCCAAACGTGCTCCAAATAAAGACCAGTAACTCTGCCACAATGCTCCCCCCAGGGACATTGGCTCAAGTTCTGTCTGCCCTACAGAATCAGCAGACCTCCCAGACCCAGCTCCTCATCCCAGTCAGTAGTATCCCCACATACAATGGGGCCATGGACAATAATGTCCTGCTGGTCAGCGCCTACAACAGGTTCCCTTACCCATCTGTGTCAGAGATCATGGGTCTAGCAGCCCAAACCAAGTTCACAGAGGAGCAGATAAAGGTGTGGTTCTCTGCTCAGCGGCTGAAGCACGGTGTGAGCTGGACcccagaggaggtggaggaggccaGGAGGAAGAAGTTTAACGGCTCAGTGCAGGCGGTGCCACAGACCATCACTGTCATCCCAGCCAATTTTGCAACAGCAGCCAATGGCCTGCAGTCCATCTTTCAGACTTGTCAGCTTGTAGGGCAACCAGGGATGGTTTTGACTCAGGTAGGGGGTGGCAACGCTGTCCCTGTGGCCTCACCCATCACGTTAGCTGTAGCTGGGGTCCCCAACCCCAGAACCAGTGTCAGTAAGATGCCAGAATCCTCCACCACTGAGACTGCTTCTCCACTCAGTCCTGATTCCCTGGGAGCACGGCCTAAAAAATCCAAGGAGCAACTAGCAGAGCTGAAGGCCAGTTACCTGAGACGACAGTTTGCCACTGAGGCAGAAATCTCTCGGTTGATGAAGGTCACTAACCTCACCAAAAGGGCAATAAAGAAGTGGTTCAGCGATACACGCTATAACCAACGCAACTCAAAGGACCACCACGGCGTTGCCTTAAATGACATTTCAGTCAGCACCAACAGTAACGACgccagcagcagcacagccattgTGATCGACTCCAGCGACGAAGCCAGTGAATCCTCTCCGACAACCCAAGGGCCCATTTATGATCCACGAATCAAGTTCCGCCATGCCTTTCCTGACTTCACACCTCAGAAGTTCAAGGAAAAGACTCCGGAGCAGCTTCTGCTTTTGGAGGCCAGCTACCAGAAGTCTGACACGCCTAGCGATGAGGAGCTAAGTAGGCTTAGGATGGAGACTAAACTGACTAGGCGAGAGGTGGATGCCTGGTTCTCTGAGAGGAGAAAAATGCCAgtggactctgatggcacagagGAGCCGGAAAGTGAACGGATCAAAGCGCCTTCCTCTGGGCAAGAGGCTCAGATTCCACCCAGCGGCCGAAAGATAATGAAGAAAACCCCAGAGCAGCTCCACGTCCTGAAAAGCACCTTTGTTCGTACCCAGTGGCCCTCTGCTGAAGAGTACGACAAGATGGCAGAGGAGAGCGGGTTACCCAGAACCTACATTGTTAACTGGTTTGGAGACACCCGGTATGCCTGCAAGAACAGCAACCTGAAGTGGTACTACTTGTACCAGAGTGGAAAAGTTAACGAGGCAATGAACGGAGGTGAACTTAAGAAGAAGCCACGGAAACGCTTTCGAGGTTGGTCCAGGAGGACGAGGCGGCCATACCCCTGCAAACAAACAACCCCTACCATCAAAGTCAAGACGGGTAAAGAGATTTTAAAGGAGCACTACCTCAAGCATAAGGTCTTAAATGAGAAAGATTTGGATGAACTGGTGGCCAAGTCCAGTATGAGCTATGAGCAGGTGCGGGACTGGTTTGCGGAGATCAGCAGGAGGGAAGAGAAAGGCCTTGACCCTTTCAGTGACGGTGAAGAGGAGACACATGGCGACAGTGAGGCAGAGATGGAAGTGAAAGAGCAAGGGGATGTCGTCACTGATGAAATGAACAATGACAACGATAACAAAGATGATGAAAATAACAATGATGAAGTTGACAATAATGACAATGAAACCACGGGAGAGCCTCAATGTATCAAGCAATCACAGCCGGAGTCAGAGGATCAGTGA